A section of the Streptomyces sp. Je 1-369 genome encodes:
- a CDS encoding AMP-dependent synthetase/ligase: MQQTRKDPVEPPELPGTLALLAEWAAERHAGLPALRFRRDDGEWAGMSYAELRDATRRVGRALLALGVGPGGRVAVLAETRPEWTCTHFGVLAAGAVVVPVYPTAGDDEVAWVLSDSGAEVVICEDAARAAKVERLRDRLPGLRRVLLMTEMPGELGTRTALLQRASACRATDLATIIYTSGTTGPPKGCLLTHGNLLAVQAATVPLVDGGPGESTYLYLPLAHLLAQLIEFTTLIAGGTLTYFGGRIEDVVSELAEARPTHLPSVPRLFEKVRSVVLSLAEAEEGGRERFEEAVRIGVLAADGELPDELRDAYEAADKALYGLIRQALGGRVRWALTGGAPIAPDTVDFLRACGIAVYEGYGMTESAGVLTLNHPGAVRYGTVGRPVDGVELRIAEDGEVLARGAMVFHGYHNDPGATRDVLDAGGWLHTGDLGAVDDDGFLTITGRKKDLIITSGGKNLTPSLTELAIQTSRFVSRAVMVGDHRPYPVALVTLDAEEVTGWAAREGVTLTVPAARDPRVRALVQEAVDAANATASRPARIRGFTVLDEDFTVEGGLLTPSLKVRRKAVTERYAEAVEELYERGPAARL, translated from the coding sequence ATGCAGCAGACGCGGAAGGACCCCGTAGAGCCGCCCGAACTGCCCGGCACCCTGGCGCTCCTCGCGGAGTGGGCGGCGGAGCGCCACGCCGGACTGCCCGCCCTGCGCTTCCGGCGCGACGACGGTGAGTGGGCCGGGATGTCGTACGCGGAACTCCGCGACGCCACACGCCGGGTGGGCCGGGCGCTGCTCGCGCTCGGGGTCGGCCCTGGCGGCCGCGTCGCGGTCCTCGCCGAGACGCGCCCCGAGTGGACCTGCACGCACTTCGGTGTCCTCGCGGCGGGCGCCGTCGTGGTGCCGGTCTATCCGACGGCCGGTGACGACGAGGTCGCGTGGGTCCTGTCGGACTCGGGCGCGGAGGTCGTGATCTGCGAGGACGCGGCCCGGGCGGCGAAGGTGGAGCGGCTGCGGGACCGGCTGCCCGGCCTGCGGCGCGTGCTCCTCATGACGGAGATGCCCGGCGAACTCGGCACGCGGACCGCCCTGTTGCAGCGCGCGTCCGCGTGCCGCGCCACGGACCTCGCGACCATCATCTACACGTCGGGCACCACGGGCCCGCCCAAGGGCTGTCTGCTCACGCACGGCAACCTGCTGGCCGTGCAGGCCGCCACCGTGCCGCTCGTGGACGGCGGCCCCGGCGAGTCCACGTACCTCTATCTGCCGCTCGCCCACCTCCTCGCCCAGCTCATCGAGTTCACGACGCTCATCGCGGGCGGCACGCTCACCTACTTCGGCGGCCGCATCGAGGACGTCGTCTCCGAACTCGCCGAGGCGCGGCCCACACATCTGCCGTCCGTGCCGCGGCTGTTCGAGAAGGTGCGGTCCGTGGTGCTGTCGCTCGCGGAGGCGGAGGAAGGTGGCCGCGAGCGGTTCGAGGAGGCCGTCCGCATCGGGGTCCTCGCCGCCGACGGTGAGCTGCCCGACGAGTTGCGGGACGCGTACGAAGCGGCCGACAAGGCGCTCTACGGCCTGATCAGGCAGGCGCTGGGCGGCCGCGTCCGGTGGGCGCTGACGGGCGGCGCGCCCATCGCGCCCGACACCGTCGACTTCCTGCGGGCCTGCGGCATCGCGGTCTACGAGGGATACGGGATGACGGAGTCCGCGGGCGTCCTCACCCTCAACCACCCGGGGGCGGTCCGGTACGGGACCGTCGGCCGCCCCGTCGACGGCGTCGAGCTCCGCATCGCCGAGGACGGGGAGGTCCTGGCCCGCGGCGCCATGGTCTTCCACGGCTACCACAACGACCCCGGGGCCACCCGCGACGTCCTGGACGCCGGGGGATGGCTGCACACGGGCGACCTGGGGGCGGTCGACGACGACGGGTTCCTCACGATCACGGGCCGCAAGAAGGACCTCATCATCACCTCCGGCGGCAAGAACCTCACCCCGTCCCTGACCGAACTGGCCATCCAGACGTCACGGTTCGTCTCCCGCGCCGTGATGGTCGGCGACCACCGGCCCTACCCGGTCGCACTCGTCACCCTGGACGCGGAGGAGGTCACGGGGTGGGCGGCCCGGGAGGGCGTGACGCTGACCGTCCCCGCCGCCCGCGACCCGCGCGTGCGCGCCCTGGTCCAGGAGGCCGTGGACGCCGCCAACGCCACGGCCTCGCGACCGGCCCGCATCCGCGGCTTCACCGTCCTGGACGAGGACTTCACGGTGGAGGGCGGCCTGCTCACACCGAGCCTGAAGGTACGCAGGAAGGCGGTGACGGAGCGGTACGCGGAGGCGGTGGAGGAGTTGTACGAACGGGGCCCGGCCGCCAGGCTCTAA
- a CDS encoding AzlD domain-containing protein, with protein sequence MNATLACVLALAAGTYVFRLAGPVLHGRVELPARVQEMLAVGATVLLVALLATGALTEGQGFAGWARPAGVLAGGVLAWRRAPFAVVVVGAAATTALLRLAGVR encoded by the coding sequence ATGAACGCCACGCTCGCCTGCGTCCTCGCCCTGGCCGCCGGAACGTACGTCTTCCGGCTCGCCGGACCCGTCCTGCACGGCCGCGTCGAACTCCCCGCCCGCGTCCAGGAGATGCTGGCCGTGGGCGCCACCGTGCTGCTCGTCGCGCTACTCGCCACCGGTGCGCTCACCGAGGGGCAGGGCTTCGCGGGGTGGGCGAGGCCCGCCGGGGTGCTGGCGGGCGGGGTGCTCGCCTGGCGCAGGGCACCGTTCGCCGTGGTCGTGGTGGGCGCGGCGGCGACGACGGCGCTGCTGCGGCTGGCCGGGGTGCGGTAG
- a CDS encoding AzlC family ABC transporter permease: MRSPHRTDDPPCRTDESATGLVRFADLPPGVLRDIALVWLADAVVGVSFGAIAVGGGLPVWVPVLMSLLVYAGSAQFSAVGVLTAGGGPVAAAATGLLLNSRTAAFSLALADDLGRSWTARLIGAHLVTDETAAFVLAQEGRRQRTAAFWISGAGLFVAWNLSVLAGALAGSALGDTDRFGLDAAFPAVLLALVLPALRGDNAARRASAAGAVIAVLAAPLLPAGVPVLLALLGLLAARRGPRRPRRPRTASSRSAS, encoded by the coding sequence ATGCGTTCGCCACACCGAACAGACGACCCGCCCTGCCGAACGGACGAGAGTGCCACCGGCCTCGTCCGCTTCGCCGACCTTCCGCCCGGCGTCCTGCGCGACATCGCGCTCGTCTGGCTCGCCGACGCCGTCGTCGGCGTCTCCTTCGGCGCCATCGCCGTCGGCGGCGGGCTACCCGTGTGGGTGCCCGTCCTCATGTCGCTGCTCGTGTACGCGGGGTCCGCCCAGTTCAGCGCGGTCGGCGTCCTCACCGCGGGCGGCGGCCCCGTCGCGGCCGCGGCGACCGGCCTGCTGCTCAACTCCCGTACGGCCGCGTTCAGCCTCGCCCTCGCCGACGACCTCGGCCGGTCCTGGACCGCGCGTCTCATCGGCGCGCACCTCGTCACCGACGAGACCGCCGCGTTCGTCCTCGCCCAGGAGGGCCGCAGACAGCGCACGGCGGCCTTCTGGATATCCGGCGCCGGACTGTTCGTCGCGTGGAACCTCTCCGTGCTCGCGGGCGCCCTCGCCGGATCCGCGCTCGGCGACACCGACCGGTTCGGGCTCGACGCCGCGTTCCCCGCGGTGCTGCTCGCGCTGGTGCTGCCCGCCCTGCGCGGCGACAACGCGGCACGGCGGGCCTCGGCGGCCGGGGCGGTCATCGCGGTGCTCGCCGCGCCGCTGCTGCCCGCGGGGGTGCCCGTGCTCCTCGCCCTCCTCGGCCTGCTCGCGGCCCGCCGCGGACCCCGACGCCCCCGCCGTCCCCGTACCGCCTCTTCGAGGAGCGCCTCATGA
- a CDS encoding helix-turn-helix domain-containing protein: MTDASGASRMPREWVAAALRRERTRAGFSLSELAKRAGIAKSTLSQLEAATGNPGIETLWALAVALGVPFSVLVESPAPAVTVIRAGEGPTMHAENSSYAGTLLSPGPTGVRRDIYHGALEPGAPRESDAHIPGSVEHLVISTGRLLAGPRGETVELAPGDYMSYRGDVPHSYEALEPNTTFVMIMQHV, from the coding sequence ATGACCGACGCGTCCGGAGCGTCCCGCATGCCGCGCGAGTGGGTGGCCGCGGCTCTGCGCCGTGAGCGCACCAGGGCCGGGTTCTCCCTCTCCGAGCTGGCCAAGCGTGCGGGCATCGCGAAGTCCACGCTGTCCCAGCTGGAGGCGGCCACGGGCAACCCGGGCATCGAGACGCTCTGGGCGCTGGCTGTCGCGCTGGGCGTACCGTTCAGCGTGCTCGTGGAGTCACCCGCGCCCGCCGTGACGGTGATCCGCGCGGGCGAGGGCCCGACCATGCACGCGGAGAACTCCTCGTACGCGGGCACGCTGCTCTCCCCGGGCCCCACGGGCGTCCGGCGCGACATCTACCACGGCGCACTGGAACCGGGCGCGCCCCGCGAGTCCGACGCGCACATCCCCGGCTCGGTGGAACACCTGGTCATCAGCACGGGCCGCCTCCTGGCGGGCCCACGCGGCGAAACGGTGGAACTGGCCCCCGGTGACTACATGTCGTACCGCGGCGACGTCCCGCACTCGTACGAGGCGTTGGAGCCGAACACGACGTTCGTCATGATCATGCAGCACGTGTAG
- a CDS encoding cold-shock protein: MATGTVKWFNAEKGFGFIAQEGGGPDVFVHYSAINANGFRSLEENQAVSFDVTQGPKGPQAENVTPM, encoded by the coding sequence ATGGCTACCGGAACCGTGAAGTGGTTCAACGCTGAAAAGGGCTTTGGCTTCATTGCCCAGGAAGGCGGCGGCCCGGACGTCTTCGTCCACTACTCCGCGATCAACGCGAACGGCTTCCGCTCCCTCGAGGAGAACCAGGCCGTTTCCTTCGACGTGACGCAGGGTCCGAAGGGCCCGCAGGCGGAGAACGTCACCCCGATGTAA
- a CDS encoding menaquinone biosynthetic enzyme MqnA/MqnD family protein yields the protein MPRPRVGHIQFLNCMPLYWGLARTGTLLDFELTKDTPEKLSEQLVRGELDIAPVTLVEFLKNADDLVAFPDLAVGCDGPVMSCVIVSQVPLDQLDGARVALGSTSRTSVRLAQLLLAERHGVRPEYYTCPPDLGLMMREADAAVLIGDAALRANLIDGPRLGLDVYDLGEMWKEWTGLPFVFAVWAARRDYATREPEVVRAVHKAFLSSRDLSLEEVGKVAEQAARWESFDAGILERYFTTLDFRFGGAQLEGVTEFARRVGPTTGFPADVRVALLEP from the coding sequence ATTCCCCGGCCGCGCGTCGGTCACATCCAGTTCCTCAACTGCATGCCCCTGTACTGGGGCCTCGCACGCACCGGGACCCTCCTCGACTTCGAGCTGACCAAGGACACCCCCGAGAAGCTCAGCGAGCAGCTGGTCAGGGGCGAGCTGGACATCGCGCCGGTCACCCTCGTCGAGTTCCTGAAGAACGCCGACGACCTCGTCGCCTTCCCCGACCTCGCGGTCGGCTGCGACGGCCCCGTCATGTCGTGCGTGATCGTCTCGCAGGTGCCGCTCGACCAGCTGGACGGCGCCCGCGTGGCGCTCGGCTCGACCTCCCGGACGTCCGTGCGGCTCGCACAGCTGCTCCTCGCCGAGCGGCACGGCGTGCGGCCCGAGTACTACACGTGCCCGCCCGACCTGGGCCTGATGATGCGGGAGGCGGACGCCGCCGTCCTCATCGGCGACGCGGCGCTCCGCGCGAACCTCATCGACGGACCGCGGCTCGGCCTCGACGTGTACGACCTGGGGGAGATGTGGAAGGAGTGGACGGGCCTGCCGTTCGTCTTCGCCGTCTGGGCGGCGCGGCGCGACTACGCGACGCGGGAGCCGGAGGTCGTCCGCGCGGTGCACAAGGCGTTCCTCTCCTCCCGTGACCTCTCCCTGGAGGAGGTCGGCAAGGTCGCCGAGCAGGCCGCGCGCTGGGAGTCCTTCGACGCCGGCATCCTGGAGCGGTACTTCACGACCCTGGACTTCCGCTTCGGCGGCGCGCAGCTGGAGGGCGTGACCGAGTTCGCCCGCAGGGTCGGCCCGACGACGGGTTTCCCCGCGGACGTGCGGGTGGCGCTCCTGGAGCCGTAG